A single window of Modestobacter italicus DNA harbors:
- a CDS encoding anti-sigma factor family protein — protein MTWHLEPVLIDHYLGGRLHEARASSVETHLMTCADCRGQVAAADRTPAQVHERSWAAVAAAVDEEPAGAVERALGRWLRPDVVRLVAAAPVMRRAWWSAGALLLVTALVAAQLGGTGYGTLLFVVTAPLVPLAGVALAYAGSDDLVGEVAVTTPYSRFRLLLLRTGAVVTATLPVIAVLAAALPVDARLATVWLAPTAALCATTLLLSARWSTRRVAAVLGLAWLSASWLTLRPPRAAPAVAELLDQSALFRPAGQLAFGLVAALALAVAVIRRASFEDRRTA, from the coding sequence ATGACCTGGCACCTGGAACCCGTCCTGATCGACCACTACCTCGGCGGCCGGCTGCACGAGGCTCGCGCCAGCTCGGTGGAGACCCACCTGATGACGTGCGCCGACTGCCGTGGGCAGGTCGCGGCAGCCGACCGCACTCCAGCCCAGGTGCACGAACGCAGCTGGGCCGCCGTGGCCGCGGCCGTCGACGAGGAGCCCGCCGGGGCGGTGGAACGCGCGCTCGGGCGGTGGCTGCGGCCCGACGTCGTCCGGCTGGTCGCCGCCGCACCCGTCATGCGGCGGGCCTGGTGGTCTGCCGGCGCGCTGCTGCTCGTCACCGCGCTCGTCGCCGCCCAGCTGGGTGGCACGGGGTACGGGACGTTGCTGTTCGTCGTCACCGCGCCGCTGGTACCGCTGGCCGGGGTCGCGCTGGCGTACGCCGGCAGCGACGACCTGGTGGGCGAGGTCGCCGTGACCACGCCCTACTCACGGTTCCGCCTGCTCCTGCTCCGCACCGGAGCGGTGGTGACGGCGACGCTCCCGGTGATCGCGGTGCTGGCGGCAGCGTTGCCGGTCGACGCCCGGCTCGCCACCGTCTGGCTGGCCCCCACCGCCGCGCTCTGCGCCACGACCTTGCTGCTGTCGGCCCGCTGGAGCACCCGCCGCGTCGCTGCCGTCCTCGGGCTGGCGTGGCTCAGCGCCTCGTGGCTGACGCTCCGGCCGCCGCGCGCCGCGCCAGCCGTGGCGGAGCTCCTCGACCAGTCGGCCCTGTTCCGGCCCGCCGGTCAGCTGGCGTTCGGGCTGGTCGCGGCGCTCGCCCTCGCCGTCGCCGTCATCCGCCGGGCGTCGTTCGAGGACAGGAGGACGGCATGA
- a CDS encoding alpha/beta fold hydrolase: MTTFVLVHGGFVGGWYWSEVADRLRRAGHRVEVIEQLPSAGTDPAALGDLAADAEAVKQTVDRVGEPVVLVGHSGGGMAITELADHPAVAHSVYLAAFWPQRGQSAMELLGAGPPPTWMSPHDDGTLRTTDDLALLRQTLCADVDEQRAYANLRRLLPQSISSATAPSTAPDRGHPTTYIICEKDQAIPPAAQEQMAAAADHKRRLPSSHQAMTSMPDALADILGQIHVQP; encoded by the coding sequence ATGACGACCTTCGTACTCGTGCACGGCGGTTTCGTCGGGGGCTGGTACTGGAGTGAGGTCGCCGACCGGCTGAGGAGGGCCGGACATCGCGTCGAGGTGATAGAGCAGCTGCCAAGCGCGGGGACCGATCCGGCAGCACTAGGCGATCTAGCAGCCGACGCTGAGGCGGTGAAGCAGACCGTGGACCGCGTCGGGGAACCCGTCGTCCTGGTGGGTCATTCCGGTGGCGGGATGGCGATCACCGAGCTCGCCGATCATCCCGCGGTCGCCCACAGCGTCTACCTCGCCGCGTTCTGGCCGCAGCGGGGGCAGTCGGCGATGGAATTGCTCGGGGCGGGGCCGCCGCCGACATGGATGTCACCGCACGACGACGGAACGCTCAGGACCACCGACGATCTGGCGCTGCTCCGGCAGACGCTGTGCGCCGACGTCGACGAGCAGCGCGCCTACGCCAACCTGCGTCGGCTCCTGCCTCAGTCGATCTCCAGCGCAACCGCCCCCAGCACCGCGCCTGACCGTGGCCACCCCACGACCTACATCATCTGCGAGAAGGACCAGGCCATTCCCCCCGCCGCTCAAGAGCAGATGGCCGCTGCCGCCGACCACAAACGCCGGCTCCCGTCATCGCACCAGGCCATGACATCGATGCCCGACGCGCTCGCCGACATACTCGGTCAGATTCACGTACAACCCTAA
- a CDS encoding RNA polymerase sigma factor, whose product MSTPEPRSDGELLRAVADRDRGALRELYDRHASWLRARLARRCSDREVVEEVLQDTFLAVWRDPKGYRGTGDVPAWLWGIGIRRLLSAVRPRRPLPLRLLVAPPAPSAEDVVLLGVEHGDLAAAVDGLSPELRAVVRACVLDGLTSREAGRLLGLPAGTVRTRMSRARTQLHEALTREAWT is encoded by the coding sequence ATGAGCACCCCGGAGCCGCGCTCGGACGGCGAGCTGCTGCGGGCGGTGGCTGATCGTGACCGCGGGGCGCTGCGGGAGCTCTACGACCGGCACGCGTCCTGGCTCCGGGCGCGGCTGGCCCGGCGGTGCAGTGACCGGGAGGTGGTCGAGGAGGTCCTGCAGGACACGTTCCTCGCCGTCTGGCGCGATCCGAAGGGCTACCGCGGCACCGGCGACGTGCCGGCCTGGCTCTGGGGCATCGGAATCCGTCGCCTCCTGAGCGCCGTTCGCCCGCGTCGTCCGCTGCCCCTCCGGCTGCTGGTGGCACCGCCGGCCCCGTCGGCCGAGGACGTCGTCCTGCTGGGCGTGGAGCACGGGGACCTCGCGGCCGCCGTCGACGGGCTCTCCCCGGAGCTGCGCGCCGTCGTCCGGGCCTGCGTGCTCGACGGCCTGACCAGCCGCGAGGCGGGGCGGCTGCTCGGCCTGCCGGCCGGCACGGTGCGCACCCGGATGTCGCGCGCACGCACCCAACTGCACGAGGCCCTCACCCGGGAGGCGTGGACATGA
- a CDS encoding ATP-binding cassette domain-containing protein — protein MTTISLREVGKRFRSSVALADVSVDIGPGVTGLLGPNGAGKTTLLRIVSTALGQDSGTVRVFGQDPGDPAGRLEIRRSLGYLPQDPSTYRTFTAFAFVDYVAVLKEMTDRRARHEEVRRVLDVVGLGDRAHQRIRALSGGMRRRLGLAQALLGRPRLLVLDEPTVGLDPEQRLRFREILGGLAPETTVLLSTHLTEDVTALCPRVVVLDRGRVRFDGPTAELAALAGGRVWDAAEPAVGAAVTWRTPEGRYRNVGDPPPGAALVDAGPEHGYLLLTGGSARDGVGS, from the coding sequence ATGACCACGATCTCGCTGCGGGAGGTGGGGAAGCGGTTCCGCTCCTCCGTGGCCCTCGCTGACGTCTCCGTGGACATCGGGCCCGGGGTCACCGGTCTGCTGGGGCCCAACGGGGCAGGGAAGACCACCCTGCTGCGGATCGTGAGCACCGCCCTCGGCCAGGACTCCGGCACCGTCCGGGTGTTCGGCCAGGACCCCGGCGACCCCGCCGGCCGGCTGGAGATCCGCCGGAGCCTGGGCTACCTGCCGCAGGACCCCTCGACCTACCGCACCTTCACCGCGTTCGCGTTCGTCGACTACGTCGCCGTGCTCAAGGAGATGACCGACCGCCGGGCCCGCCACGAGGAGGTGCGGCGGGTGCTCGACGTGGTCGGCCTGGGCGACCGCGCGCACCAGCGCATCCGCGCGCTCTCCGGTGGCATGCGCCGGCGCCTCGGACTGGCCCAGGCGCTGCTCGGCCGGCCGCGGCTCCTGGTGCTCGACGAGCCCACCGTCGGCCTGGACCCCGAGCAGCGGCTGCGCTTCCGGGAGATCCTGGGCGGCCTCGCCCCCGAGACGACCGTGCTGCTCTCCACCCACCTCACCGAGGACGTCACCGCACTGTGCCCCCGGGTCGTCGTCCTGGACCGCGGCCGCGTGCGGTTCGACGGGCCGACCGCCGAGCTCGCCGCGCTCGCCGGCGGCCGGGTCTGGGACGCCGCCGAGCCCGCCGTCGGAGCCGCCGTCACCTGGCGGACGCCGGAGGGTCGCTACCGCAACGTCGGCGACCCACCGCCGGGCGCCGCCCTCGTCGACGCGGGACCCGAGCACGGGTACCTCCTGCTCACCGGCGGCTCGGCACGGGACGGGGTCGGGTCGTGA